From one Solanum stenotomum isolate F172 chromosome 12, ASM1918654v1, whole genome shotgun sequence genomic stretch:
- the LOC125848861 gene encoding alpha N-terminal protein methyltransferase 1, translating to MGTAKAPILLSSRPSFCNIVAPKSGARRAFPSRPLTQMETGGLDSDGRTFKNAEEMWREEVGDGDPQKKFQWYNKGINYWQGVEATVDGVLGGYGHVNTPDIKASEDFLNTILAERFPDAGRGRHLVALDCGSGIGRITKNLLIRYFNEVDLLEPVSHFLESARVNLAPENLMVSELHKAANFYCVPLQEFTPDAERYDVIWVQWCIGHLVDDDFIAFFKRAKVGLKPGGLFVLKENIARTGFVLDKEDKSITRSDSYFKELFKQCGLHIYKMKDQKEFPDELFAVKMYALTTEMPGQGNKPRPKRATNRPAIIR from the exons ATGGGCACAGCAAAAGCCCCTATTCTTCTCAGTAGCCGACCAAGCTTTTGTAATATTGTAGCGCCGAAATCAGGAGCAAGGAGAGCGTTTCCTTCTCGGCCACTGACACAAATGGAAACCGGCGGATTAGACTCCGACGGCCGTACGTTTAAAAACGCGGAGGAGATGTGGAGAGAAGAAGTAGGGGATGGTGATCCCCAGAAGAAGTTCCAGTGGTACAACAAAGGCATCAATTACTGGCAA GGCGTGGAAGCCACAGTGGATGGAGTGCTGGGTGGATATGGGCATGTGAATACGCCTGATATAAAGGCAAGTGAGGATTTTCTCAACACCATTTTGGCTGAAAGGTTCCCTGATGCTGGAAGAGGCCGCCATCTCGTAGCTCTCG ATTGTGGATCTGGAATTGGAAGGATTACTAAAAATCTTCTTATACGATATTTCAATGAG gtCGACCTCCTAGAGCCTGTATCACATTTTCTGGAATCTGCTCGGGTAAATTTGGCTCCTGAAAATTTAATGGTGTCAGAGTTGCACAAAGCTGCCAACTTTTATTGTGTCCCACTTCAG gaATTTACTCCTGATGCTGAAAGATATGACGTTATTTGGGTTCAGTGGTGCATTGGGCATCTTGTAGATGATGACTTCATTGCATTCTTCAAGAGAGCAAAG gTTGGCTTGAAACCTGGTGGACTTTTTGTTCTAAAAGAGAACATTGCAAGAACAG GATTTGTGTTGGACAAAGAAGATAAGAGCATCACAAGATCAGATTCATATTTTAAGGAGCTGTTCAAGCAATGTGGACTACACATCTACAAGATGAAG GATCAAAAGGAATTTCCTGATGAATTATTTGCTGTGAAGATGTATGCATTGACGACTGAGATGCCAGGGCAAGGTAATAAACCTAGACCTAAGCGGGCAACTAATAGACCTGCCATCATCAGATAA